Proteins encoded together in one Lathyrus oleraceus cultivar Zhongwan6 chromosome 5, CAAS_Psat_ZW6_1.0, whole genome shotgun sequence window:
- the LOC127086687 gene encoding E3 ubiquitin-protein ligase PUB23, giving the protein MDEIEIDVPSHFLCPISLQLMKDPVTVSTGITYDRDNIEKWLFSFQNKTCPVTKQTLLETDLNNLTPNHTLRRLIQSWCTLNASFGVERIPTPKSPIDRTQILKLLNEAKKFPETDLSCLVKLRSIVVESERNKKCLESAGAVEFLASTMKKNSSSLSEAAIEVLFHINPSEVRIKNLINNESIQFIESLFHVLKLGSCQSRGYATMLLKSAFEVCDPIQLIGVKKAIFEEVTRVLVDKISQQATKAALKLLVELLPWGRNRIKAVEGGAVLVLVELLFDVSERKVCELILIGLDQLCGCAEGRAEMLNHGAGIAIVSKKILRVSHVASDRGVRILSSICRYSANSRVLHEMLQVGGVSKLCLVLQVDSNFKTKEKAKEILKLHSVVWKNSTCIPVPLLSSYP; this is encoded by the coding sequence ATGGATGAAATTGAAATCGATGTTCCTTCTCATTTTCTATGTCCAATTTCCCTCCAACTTATGAAAGATCCTGTCACTGTTTCAACAGGAATAACCTACGACAGAGACAACATAGAAAAATGGTTATTTTCATTCCAAAACAAAACATGTCCTGTCACAAAACAAACCTTATTAGAAACCGATCTTAATAACCTTACTCCAAACCACACTCTTCGCCGTTTGATTCAATCTTGGTGCACTCTTAATGCTTCTTTTGGTGTTGAGCGTATTCCAACACCAAAGTCACCCATAGATAGAACACAGATTCTTAAACTCCTCAATGAAGCAAAGAAATTTCCAGAAACAGATCTCAGTTGTCTCGTAAAGCTTCGTTCTATCGTCGTCGAAAGCGAAAGGAACAAAAAATGCTTGGAATCTGCAGGTGCAGTAGAGTTCTTAGCTTCAACCATGAAGAAGAACTCAAGTTCTCTGAGTGAAGCTGCTATTGAAGTTTTGTTTCATATAAATCCTTCTGAAGTTCGCATTAAGAATCTGATAAACAACGAAAGTATTCAATTTATTGAGTCATTGTTTCATGTGTTGAAGCTTGGGAGCTGCCAATCTAGAGGCTATGCAACAATGCTATTGAAATCGGCTTTCGAAGTATGCGACCCGATTCAATTAATCGGCGTAAAAAAGGCGATATTCGAAGAGGTAACGAGAGTGCTAGTTGATAAGATTTCACAACAAGCTACAAAAGCTGCATTGAAGTTACTTGTGGAGCTTTTACCATGGGGAAGAAACCGAATAAAAGCGGTCGAAGGCGGCGCGGTTTTAGTCCTCGTCGAGCTTCTTTTCGATGTTTCCGAAAGAAAGGTCTGTGAATTGATTTTGATAGGTTTAGATCAACTTTGTGGCTGTGCTGAAGGTCGTGCGGAGATGTTGAATCATGGAGCAGGAATTGCTATTGTGTCAAAGAAAATTTTGAGGGTTTCTCATGTTGCAAGTGATAGAGGTGTTAGAATTTTGAGTTCTATTTGTAGGTATTCTGCAAATTCTAGAGTTTTACATGAAATGTTGCAAGTTGGAGGTGTTTCAAAGTTGTGTTTGGTGCTTCAAGTTGATAGTAATTTTAAGACAAAAGAGAAGGCTAAGGAGATTCTCAAATTGCATTCTGTTGTTTGGAAGAATTCTACTTGTATTCCTGTTCCTTTGTTGTCTTCTTATCCATGA